From Medicago truncatula cultivar Jemalong A17 chromosome 7, MtrunA17r5.0-ANR, whole genome shotgun sequence, a single genomic window includes:
- the LOC11416891 gene encoding protein BPS1, chloroplastic, with translation MSRPQDPPRSFFPFGNPFRMIAPKGTKLPPQLLAVLSDFEATLEERLKNLIPKSKDEVVSLSWMTSAMQALCESHNDIKSLMTNLELPVTDWDEKWIDVYLDISVKLLDICIAFSSELSRLNQGRLLLQCTLHHFGSFSSDQLFQAYSSLDGWRQHIGSKNPRIENCGSVLDNLAGSSDLPKVKKSAKGKVLMQAIYGVKALTVFVCGVFATAFSGSTKNLMDMDVADVYSWAPTFKGLQNLVNEEIRVRFSSGRFTVLNELEAVDLSVRELYPIIQGVVDTIETESLAKTVEKLGRATENFSQGLDLLTKEVDGFFQVVLSGRDALLSNLRSGATVNDHILRGNKDAQVVN, from the coding sequence ATGAGTCGTCCACAGGATCCACCCAGATCATTTTTCCCGTTTGGAAATCCTTTCCGGATGATAGCACCTAAAGGCACTAAGTTACCTCCACAACTGCTGGCAGTATTATCTGATTTCGAGGCAACTTTGGAAGAGAGGCTGAAAAACCTCATTCCCAAAAGCAAGGATGAAGTTGTTAGCTTGTCTTGGATGACTTCGGCTATGCAGGCACTTTGTGAAAGTCACAATGACATTAAATCCCTAATGACAAACCTTGAGCTTCCCGTGACTGATTGGGATGAGAAATGGATAGATGTGTACTTGGACATCAGTGTGAAGTTGCTAGACATATGCATTGCATTTAGCTCTGAGTTATCACGTCTGAACCAGGGACGTCTTTTACTTCAGTGCACGTTACACCATTTTGGCTCCTTCTCATCAGATCAGCTTTTCCAGGCATATTCTTCCCTTGATGGTTGGAGGCAGCATATTGGTTCTAAAAACCCTAGAATTGAAAATTGTGGCAGCGTTTTGGATAATCTGGCCGGGTCATCTGATCTTCCAAAGGTTAAAAAGTCAGCAAAAGGGAAGGTTTTGATGCAAGCTATCTATGGAGTGAAGGCGCTGACAGTTTTTGTGTGCGGTGTGTTTGCTACTGCTTTTTCAGGTTCTACAAAGAACTTGATGGATATGGATGTGGCTGATGTGTACTCTTGGGCTCCAACTTTTAAAGGTCTACAGAATCTTGTAAATGAGGAAATTAGAGTTAGATTTTCAAGTGGAAGATTCACTGTGTTGAACGAGCTGGAAGCGGTTGATTTGTCTGTGAGGGAATTATACCCTATTATCCAAGGTGTTGTAGATACCATTGAAACAGAATCACTTGCGAAGACTGTTGAGAAGCTAGGCAGAGCAACAGAGAATTTCTCTCAAGGACTCGATCTTCTTACAAAGGAGGTGGATGGCTTTTTCCAAGTGGTCTTGTCTGGTCGTGATGCCTTGCTGTCTAATCTGAGGTCAGGTGCAACTGTCAATGACCACATCTTAAGGGGTAACAAAGATGCACAAGTTGTCAATTGA